The following proteins come from a genomic window of Yinghuangia sp. ASG 101:
- a CDS encoding DUF4158 domain-containing protein encodes MPVMFLTEGQRSSYGTFTAVPDDAQLAGYFLLDRDARRRAMACRGARSQLGYAVQLGTVRFLGTLSR; translated from the coding sequence ATGCCGGTCATGTTCCTGACCGAGGGGCAGCGCAGCAGCTATGGGACGTTCACCGCGGTGCCCGACGACGCGCAGCTGGCCGGGTACTTCCTGCTCGACCGCGACGCACGACGCCGCGCGATGGCGTGTCGCGGCGCGCGGTCGCAGCTCGGCTACGCCGTCCAACTCGGCACCGTGCGCTTCCTCGGCACCCTTTCTCGATGA